In Candidatus Hydrogenedentota bacterium, one DNA window encodes the following:
- a CDS encoding alpha-L-rhamnosidase, with product MTVLLLMISQFAAGAAAPAHLGDALTRDTWGLHAFEQSDWRPHLLDLAPARWVWMPSTRTLSNTFVLFRREIDLDTVPVRARGFISADSRYRLTVNGKRVQWGPAPCDPRHLDADPMDIAPLLLPGKNVLGVEVLHYGLGDGTWPAGKPGMLFHLVLEFPDGTTRSVVSDGDWRCMIDRAHPPGQHKRWFLRALQEEYDARLHPEGWDTPGYAPGEEWCPAMPLECPPDKPAACSHYDGNDLLDRVREDDASLRVREIPLITEPLVSAKGLANSGRILWHRDPRDWFDMRVPDSFTVDRTPVAVPTADGTGVTLPATGDREGVFATFEFNEHIVGWPQFSLDAPEGAVVELMVQESHAPDGPAWLDTHFYAWTRFICREGVNTFEPFDYESFRWIQLHVRNANRPVTVSAVGARRRLFPWPNPARVKCSDPALQRLFDATVNTLNNSALDVAVDGMGRERQQYSGDGSPQLFAIRQTFGETRLPQRFLRTFSEGQSPEGYFMDCWPAFDRLARVQQKQIQGAYWGPLLDHGVGFVFDCWNHYLETGDRDGVAEAYPRLLRFADYLAALRGGDGLLPVENLGIPTVWMDHLAFKKPSHKQCAFNLYAAAMYRHALCPLAAAFGDQDKALECGRIGDELLAAATERFWDAERGIFVDNLPFLAEEGAVRLSDRTLAMSILFVQCPGGDADAALRALVECPPELGLSYPANAHWRYWALARRGRADVVVSEFRTKWATMGSVLLNNTLQEMWEAPADSTAEWSHCPVVPLYFLHMDIAGIRATSPGFATCDVRPQLGDIGDLEVVTHTVLGPFELKAEADDGGHEVTLSVPEGCEATLVLPEGARCSLPPADSAQRFGFACYRLRAGEKNVFRVPR from the coding sequence ATGACAGTCCTGCTTCTGATGATCAGCCAGTTCGCCGCAGGGGCCGCCGCGCCCGCGCATCTTGGGGATGCCCTGACGCGGGACACTTGGGGGCTGCATGCGTTTGAGCAAAGCGACTGGCGCCCCCACCTTCTGGACCTTGCCCCCGCGCGGTGGGTGTGGATGCCCTCCACGCGGACCCTTTCAAACACCTTTGTCCTGTTCCGCCGGGAAATTGACTTGGACACCGTTCCGGTGCGGGCGAGGGGATTCATCTCCGCAGACAGCCGGTACCGGCTGACAGTTAACGGAAAGCGGGTCCAGTGGGGCCCCGCGCCGTGCGATCCGCGTCACCTGGACGCGGACCCCATGGACATCGCCCCGCTTCTTCTTCCGGGGAAGAATGTCCTGGGGGTTGAGGTGCTGCACTACGGCCTGGGCGACGGCACCTGGCCTGCGGGAAAACCCGGGATGCTCTTTCATCTTGTTCTGGAGTTTCCGGACGGGACCACCCGGTCCGTGGTCTCCGACGGGGACTGGCGGTGCATGATTGACCGGGCGCACCCCCCGGGGCAGCACAAGCGCTGGTTCCTCCGGGCGCTTCAGGAGGAATATGACGCCCGTCTTCACCCCGAGGGATGGGACACGCCGGGCTATGCCCCCGGGGAAGAGTGGTGTCCGGCCATGCCCCTGGAATGCCCGCCGGACAAGCCGGCCGCATGCAGCCACTACGACGGCAACGACCTTCTGGACCGGGTCCGGGAAGACGACGCCTCCCTGCGTGTCCGCGAAATCCCGCTGATCACGGAGCCGCTGGTGTCCGCGAAGGGGCTTGCCAACTCGGGGCGGATTCTCTGGCACCGCGACCCGCGGGACTGGTTCGACATGCGCGTGCCGGACTCCTTCACGGTGGACCGCACCCCCGTGGCCGTGCCCACCGCGGACGGAACCGGGGTCACCCTTCCGGCGACCGGCGACCGCGAGGGCGTTTTCGCCACCTTTGAGTTCAACGAGCACATCGTCGGCTGGCCGCAGTTCAGCCTTGACGCGCCCGAGGGCGCCGTGGTGGAGCTGATGGTGCAGGAATCCCACGCCCCGGACGGTCCCGCGTGGCTCGACACGCATTTCTACGCCTGGACCCGCTTCATCTGCCGGGAAGGGGTCAACACCTTTGAACCCTTTGACTACGAGTCCTTTCGCTGGATACAGCTCCATGTGCGCAACGCGAACCGCCCCGTCACCGTTTCGGCGGTGGGGGCGCGGCGCCGTCTCTTTCCCTGGCCGAACCCGGCGCGGGTGAAATGCTCGGACCCGGCCCTCCAGCGGCTGTTTGACGCGACGGTGAACACCCTGAACAACAGCGCCCTGGACGTGGCGGTGGACGGCATGGGCCGCGAGCGGCAGCAGTACAGCGGCGACGGCAGCCCGCAGCTCTTCGCCATCCGCCAGACCTTCGGCGAGACCCGCCTTCCGCAGCGGTTCCTGCGCACGTTCAGCGAGGGGCAGTCGCCCGAGGGATATTTCATGGACTGCTGGCCGGCGTTCGACCGGCTGGCCCGGGTCCAGCAGAAGCAGATTCAGGGGGCCTACTGGGGCCCGCTCCTTGACCACGGCGTGGGGTTCGTTTTCGACTGCTGGAACCACTATCTGGAAACCGGGGACCGAGACGGGGTGGCGGAGGCGTATCCGCGCCTGCTGCGGTTTGCGGACTATCTCGCCGCGCTGCGCGGGGGCGACGGCCTGCTGCCGGTGGAGAATCTCGGCATCCCCACGGTCTGGATGGACCATCTGGCATTCAAGAAGCCGTCGCACAAGCAGTGCGCGTTCAACCTCTACGCCGCCGCCATGTACCGCCATGCCCTCTGCCCCCTCGCCGCCGCCTTTGGCGACCAGGACAAGGCGCTGGAATGCGGGCGCATAGGCGATGAACTGCTGGCCGCCGCCACAGAGCGGTTCTGGGACGCGGAGCGGGGGATTTTCGTGGACAACCTTCCTTTCCTGGCGGAGGAGGGCGCCGTTCGCCTCTCCGACCGGACGCTGGCGATGTCCATCCTGTTCGTCCAATGTCCCGGGGGAGACGCCGACGCGGCGCTCCGGGCGCTGGTGGAGTGCCCTCCGGAACTGGGGCTGTCCTATCCCGCAAACGCGCACTGGCGGTACTGGGCGCTGGCAAGGCGGGGACGGGCCGATGTGGTGGTGTCGGAATTCCGGACCAAATGGGCGACCATGGGCTCCGTGCTGCTAAATAACACGCTTCAGGAAATGTGGGAGGCCCCTGCGGACTCCACGGCGGAGTGGAGCCATTGCCCCGTGGTGCCGCTGTATTTCCTTCACATGGACATTGCGGGCATCCGGGCGACCTCGCCGGGGTTTGCCACCTGTGATGTGCGCCCGCAG